The region acacacacacacacacacgaacaaacTAGGTTATGGCAGCAGTTATTTCTGCTGCAGGAAGTACAGTTTACAAAGCAGGAAGAGAGACTTTCAAGAAATCTATCTACTACatccgtctctctctctctctctctctctctccactgcAATAACAGGATActtactgtattatatatatatatatatatatatatatatatatattgtttttttttgacaaaacgtTCGGCTGGATACCGAATCAAATCTCAACTTTTACAATTCGCAAAAATGATTTCCCAATAAAAGTTCCAGTCATCCAAtgtaaacacacgcacacacacacacacacgcacacgaagAAATAAACACACTTGGATGAGAGCCCGCTCCCACGAAGCACATCCCCCACAGTGCCGCCTTGTTCTGGTGTGTCGTGGGTGGACTGGGGTGGGCGGCCGTGCACGGAACTGGGAAACGTGTGTTCTTCGCGTGTAAGAAATCTACGAGACGTTTCCTCAACTTACCGTCGCTTCAGTGTCCGTGCGTGTCTACATTGGAAGCGCAAAGTCTTTTTAGGCTGCGGAATGTGCTTCAGCGACTTCACCGCGTACATGCACGACAGCAGCCCCcctgacacagacacacacgtccCAGGTGCAGAGAAATgtgtgaagcagcatgtggcttgTCCCACTTGCCCTAcctgtgtttgtgcgtgcgcaGTGTATTGCGACAAGACTGACCCATTTGAATCTCGCTGTGCCGCTCGACGATCCAATCTGTAATGTGGTTAAGCTTTGGAGGCGGAGCTGTATTCAACGGTCACCAGGCAGTGTGACTGACTGCGGAGATATGGCTTCAGATCATTTAAATATcaaatccgtccatccatccttccattttctttacattgAGTTTTTACAACTTCCACCTGACACCCTAAACAAAGACCTACGATAAAACGGACATAGGACATATTCTGCTCATGTTAACTGCGCCTCTTTCCTGGATGTTGTGAATGTCAGGCTCATTTAGAAGCAAGTGGGTGAGCgatagcgagagagagagagagtgagagagagagagagaaggggaaaaaaaaaagatgcgagCAGGGAAACAACATATAGTGTAAGGGAGGGAGCAGGgcgacacatacagtacaggcaAAGTAAGTGGAGGAGAAGTCTTCTTTCTGTGGACGCAAGCGTCAAGAAGAGGGGCAGGAGTTTGGACCGCAGCGTTTGCTGGTGAATGAAGGTGCGCGCGTAGGCTGCTGGAGGCTGAGGGAGAACTTGCTCCATCTGTGCGCCGCTCTGACCTCTGAGTGAGGagcgccgcccccccccccccacgcccgGAGAGGCATCTGGAAGTGAGGACATGTGAAGGAGCTCGAAGGATGGCATGCCAAGATGCCTTCTGCCAGTACCAAGGCGACGGTGACGGCGATGCGCCCCGTTCGTATTATTATCATTACGACTCTCTTTTCTCGCTTTTTCTCTTTGGCGACTTGGTGAGTCTCCAAATTTCCAGCACACCGAAACGTCATTCTCCcacttattattttaaaaaaaaaatctctaaagTGTTCACTTTTCGTGTCTAGTGCCAAGAGCACCGCAGGACAGACAAAGAAGGAAGACAGGATTTATCCGGAGAATTTTACGCGGATTTTAGACCGACTTCTGGACGGCTACGACAACAGGCTGAGACCTGGATTCGGAGGTAGCTACGTATCCGTTTATACCGAGTTGTCAAGCTTTCTACTTTTAGTCAAGGCACCATTGAACTCCTGCTGACAGCCCACAACATCAATGCAAAGCCAGATTGCAATTTCCCAACTTTTCTTTGAATGACGCATATGTTCATAAATAGCCTTCGCATCAATCAAACAAATGACGCAGTGATCTTTTCGGGAACTGTACGATGACATATCCGTCCCTCCGTGGGTTTGACCTCCATCACGACCCACACAATGTTAAACGGCGTATCGTAGTTTGATTCCACACAAACTCGCCGGTTTCTCCTCAATGTGGTTACATAATCGCGTTGGGGGAACAAACGCTTCATGTGCAGTTCAAGTGCTAAAAGTGCAGATTTGTTTCTCAAGCATGTCTGAAAGCAATGTTGTCATCGCATTATAGCACAGCCACACTGGAGCTTATCCCTGCTGTAGAGACTTCAGTCAAGTCCGCATTCATAAACAGAATGATGTTTTacacaattatttgttttatttttgcattatttattgagtttaaaaaaaaactattttttttacacccatTAGTCAGATGCAGCAGAGTGCATCCAGTTTTGACTTCACCCGGACAGACTGATGGCTTAAGGAGAGGATGTTTACACAACATATTAAGTGTGAATAAGACTCATGGATTTGGACTTGAGGTGGAATTGAATGTTGAACTACATGTGTTTCACTGTCTCATCAGGTCCCGTGACTGAGGTTAAGACAGACATTTATGTGACAAGTTTTGGTCCGGTCTCAGATGTTGAAATGGTATGCAGCCAAATTGTCAACACTTCAAATGCTGTCTTTCATTCTAATTCACTGCTCAAAAAATGGGGAACCATCGGTGTCACTCCAAGTCAATCGCATTTGCAGGATATCAGCACTCGAGTGAAGCGGAGGACAACACGTGTCTGatttgtaacatttgaacagatttttaaaatttggcaAATGTTTGCTTACTGCTAAGTGTTTGGATGTctgccaatgaagttgggatgttgcgttaaacataaatgaaaacagaatactatgatttgcaaatcatgttcgacctatatttaattgaagacacgacaaagacgagatatttaatgttcaaactgatcaactttattgttttcgagcaaataatcatgaacttagaattttatggctgcaacacattggTACAGGGTCGTGttttccactgtgttacatcaccttttctttgaacaacattcaataaacgtttgggaacggaggacacctaattgttgaagctttggaggtggaattctttcccattcttgctcgatgtgcagcttcagctgttcaacagtccggggtctccgttgtcgtattttacgcttcataatgcgccacgcattttcaatgggagacaggtctgggctGCAgggaggccagtctagtacccgcactcttttactacgaatcCACGCGGTTGTAacaggtgcagaatgtggcttggcattgtcttgctgaaataagcaaggtcgtccgtgaaaaagacgttgcttggatggcagcatgtttctccaaaacctgtatgtacctttcagcattaatggtgccttcacagatgtgtaagttacccatgccattggcactaccgcagccccataccgtcacagatgccggcttttgaactttgcctccataacagtccggaaggttcttttcctctttggcacggaggacacaacgtccacaatttcccaaaacaatttgaaatgtggactcgtcataccacagaacacttttccactttgcatcagtccatcttagatgagcttcttttttgccacctgtcccagctttttgggaacgtgttgcagccataaaattctaagtcaatgattatttgctaaaaagttgatcagtttgaacatgaaatatcttgtctttggagtgtattcaattaaacataggtcgaacatgattcggaactcattgtttttatttatgtttaatacaacgtcccaacttcattggaattgacgTTGTAGAAAGTCGTGGGAGAAGGCATAGAAGAAACTTGGCTGACTGTTAGCTTATATGGTAAGTACTTGGTAGTTGCAaattctttgtcatttttgttgtcgtGAATGACTTGGGAGAGACATTATACACAGGAGTGCACATAAGTGCCTCGCATGTACAGTGAAGATATTTAAAGTGCAGATTCAAGGGTGTCACTGCGTATTTGCGTAccaagcatttgtttttgtaatgaagCACAGCGGTAGGTGGTGGTCGAGTAGTGTTGTCGTTCGCCAATGAATCTTTTGAGTGAACGTACTGACCGGAATCACttcatgaaatgattcgttcctTTCTCAGTTTAGTTGAGTTCAGCTGCGACTGTGTACCGCACAAGAAACGTCCTCGCAAACGTCGCCACTCGCGGGGCGGCAACGGTGGCTGAGCCAACGAGGCAGTCCGTTACAATATGTCGTAAGGTCAAAAATACTGGGGACCGCTGAACTAGAAAACTGTGCCAAATCAGCAGGTCCCATACCGTAGGTTTTGAAGTACATCCAGTTAGGTTCATGAAAAAGATAAGCACCAAGCAGCAACCTCTGGTGCTCCTTTGAGAACCATACCATAATGTATACATGCCTGATCCCGCTAATGCAGCTCATCCATAAACACCAGGGCCGGAAGGCTTTCTTGCATGTCCCAGCACAGTGTCAAGAGCATTGAAACGATACAAGAAGACAGGCCAGTCCACCAGAAGGACTACCCAGCAGAAACAGGGTCACTACGGGCAAATAGGAACAGGAGAAGCATGAGACCAAAAGAATTAACCGACCTCTGCCCAAACTGTCGGAAACATATATTCCAAGATGGCGGCATTTGCCAGAAAACACCAGAATCAGAGGACTCTCCGGTTCAGACCGGGTTCACACTAAGTGTGTCACAGATTTGCTGACAACATCCTGATGCAGAGCCAGTTTAGCGGTGGGTCAGTGAAGGTCAAGCAGCATGTCCTTTGAGGGTTGCCCAGACCTTAGCCAAAGGTACCCTGACTGCTGTTAGCTACTGCAATTCTTAATTCCCCAATCACTCAAAGGCCTTGATGATATTGACTGGCCCATCCATTTCACAGACCTTTATTCAAAACGAGCGCCTCCGGGATGATGTATGATGATTCATTGCACCCACTGCCGCCATGTCACGCCACAGACTATCCCGCTGACTGATGCCTTGATCCAGTTTTGGGAGGAGATCCCCTAAGAACCGTTTGTAGTCTCATCAGGAGCATGCGTAGGTGTGGTAGGGAGAGAAAACTGTTACATAAAGGCAGTACACATGACAGAGCTTCATTATGACTTGTCTTGAGGAAATTCCCAGCAGCTGAAATAGCGCGCGCTCATTTTTCAACTTTGACGAGCCTTAACCCTCTAGTTCCTGCGGAAAGCCCAATACTCCAAAACCTCATGAAGAGTGCGCATGCAATAATATTGTAGACATCAAACAGTTCAAGGTTTTATTGCAATGCTTCAGAATAGACGATATTTTTCGTCATCTTATTCTCTACCAGTATGCACAAATCATTCGATCTGCCAACCCTTGAGCAACCAACTCGAGtagaaaggcaaactacgcagtgacgtcagcgcggtcgccgcccgcgctagtataaaaaaaagcctttgtcgtacatgtttctgcatgtttttacatGTCCTTGGTCGCGTGTAATACTAGGAATTGCCTGTCATGATATGTATTATTAGTTTGGTATTTAAAGAGGGCGTTGAAACCTTGGAGTTGTGCAGCAACGTGCGAAACGTGCCGGAGCGTGCGGGAGGGCGCTTCTTTGAATACGGACACGTCGACTTCAATTTAGTTTTTCCCTTTATTTTTGAGCAGTGTCCAATTAGTCTCagtgaataaaatatattgaaaatgtCTGAACAGATTTTGACCTTGTTTTGTCCATTTTCACGTGTTAGGAATACACAATGGACGTGTTCTTTCGTCAGACGTGGGTGGACCGCAGGTTGATGTACGAAGGTCCAATTGAGATTTTAAGGCTGAACAACTTGATGGTGACCAAAGTTTGGACACCAGACACTTTCTTCAGGAACGGCAAGAAGTCAGTGGCCCACAACATGACGGCCCCCAACAAACTGTTCCGTATCATGAAGAATGGAACCATACTCTACACAATGAGGTCCTGTGCCCACCTCTATTATGAGCAAAGAGACAAAAAGCCTCCGTGAGATTTGAGATTGAAATGAGCATCCAGAAAGGAAACCCATAATTCATAGCTCGTCAGAGTTTTAACTGCGATTTCGTCGGTAAAACGCGTCATTTTCGAGCGCCACCAAGACATCCGGCGTGGGAATGTATAGGATAGTCACTTAAGatcccaaaaatacatttggaaaaatatatgtGCCAGAAGCTGATAGGCTTCATCAGCAATTCTGTCATCCAGTcttgtagtggcttgggtgCAAATGACTTACATTGTCAAAAACTCATTTGATAGGTAAgggttagggttcgggttagggctaggtggcctggaagtggaaaaaaaaaaaaaagggttttggtttttggtcatttgtttcctgaaatgtacAAGTgctttgcacttccaggccaccgtataATTTGATTATGTGTGATGATTGCAGAAACTGTGCGCATGTTTTTCTTGTCATTCTTTCACTGTCTGCCTTTCTTCTATCTTCTGGTAACAGATTGACAATTAACGCAGAATGTCCCATGAAGCTCGTGGACTTCCCCATGGACGGACATGCGTGCCCCCTCAAGTTTGGAAGCTGTAAGTTCTGTGtgtgcacagaaaaaaaaaaaacctcaatcaCATGACTTGTTCCCATTGTGGCACTGAAATGGATTCTTTGCTGAAAAGCCCCCAAAAGTCAGTCCGCCCATACTAAATCATGACATGCTGTATTTCATCGTGGCACTTAGCAGTGAACAATGAAAGCGCAACTCAGCACCATGACGGCGTGTCGACTGGTCAGCAGAAAAATGCCTTCTCTCAATGAAAGTGGCTACCCCAAATAGAGCAGCGCATTCTTATCAGAGAGAGGCGACGATTTCGAGACGATATCTGCAAAAGAGAGACCGGGAATGGAAATCACGTTTGCCTTTGCTCTCGGCCAATCTCCGTCAATGACACTCCATGGTGACATTGTAGAGGACAAACTCCCATTTTTCGGTGATTATCGTCCTCTCCCCGACCCCCTCTTCATCCACCTGGTACTCACCTCCGGTCAGGAGGAAACGACCCTGGATGTGATGCGGCCTGAAGCAAAGAAAAGGTCAGAATCCCTTTCTGTGCCTCGGGAAAGCAAAGACCTATGCGGCTATTTTCCATAACTgtcttgtgtgtgcgtgggcgCATTTCCCCCCTCTTTCTCCTCTGCCTTCATTCCCCTTGCGCTCCCTTTTTTGCTTCTCCATCTGGACTCTCGCGCGCACTCCATGACACACCAGAGTCACTTCATTTTCGGCGGCACGGTTGGTATCCTGCTGGTGCGGAGTCCCACAGGGAGTGGAAGGCAAAGACGGCTGTCATTTTGTTGTGCATTTATTGAGTGGCCAAAAGCACTCTGAGGGAAACACTGGGAAATAAAACATCGTCTTAATATGAAACAAGTCAGTGACACAGCAGGGATTAAGGGCTAGTTTTTTGCAGAGATGTCAGTGTGGGCTGGCGGTGTAGTGGTCCACTCGCCTGGTGGGTTAGGGTCACCAGTCAGTCCCAAGGAGCATAGAGTCTGACACTGTCCTCGTGATAAAACActtatcaaaacaaaacaaaagacatgcACATGTAAAGATGCTAGAAGTAACACGAGGTACGCAAAGTTTTCGAAACGCGAGCGAGATTTGAAACTAGCCGAATTGcatgtgtggcttttctccgggtactccttttccctcccacatccccaaaacatgcgcggtaggttgatcgaagactctaaattgcccgtagctgtgaatgggagcgcgaatggttatttttgtcccgattttgccccttcccgaccgAGCACATCAAATTACAGACAAAGAGCGGCGCAAATCCAGAAgtggttcttcttcttctgttttgcGAGCTcaaactagggctgcacgatattggaaaagaACGACATTGCAATGGTGCAACtagttcattgtttttttttttttgaatatgtTGATGATGGGCTActcccctcaaaatactggcatttcatttccccgcCCATgctgccacccattcagtccacactcggagccagctgcagctttcaccctacaatcccCAAAACAAGAGGAAAAACTTCAATGGTGTTCTTCAGGTTTCAAGCAAATGCCAAGTtcctattgaaaaaaaaagaaaatttgtttttgtgaccAAACCTCTTTTGACAATACAGTCACGTCAACAATAGTGACAAAGTATTACCCTTGAATTTTGATTTCCAAACTATTCatctatcaatttgttgtctatgtaacAATATAAGGAGGTGATTCAATATTTATATGATTTCAAAACCTTAGCCGCCCTCCGAGAGAATAAAGTAGTACATATAGGTAGTTAAGCAACCATCTGGGAATGTTGTGTGCTCTGATGTAGCCTGCAACACAACAACTATATTCACTAAAATGTGTACTGAATACGAAAGAAATCCACGTATCGGCGCGGCAAAAACGACATCTGAATATCCATGTACGCCCAGAATACATTGAAAACCCTTATGTTGTGCTGTTAACGACTCACAGTGATGTGGCTTCGCTGTGCACAGACGCCTATCCGAAAACAGAGATGATCTATACTTGGACCAAAGGACCCGAGCACTCCGTGGAGGTGCCTCCCGAGTCATCTAGCTTGGTTCAGTACGATCTCATCGGCCAGACGGTCTCCAGTGAAACCATTAGGTCCATCACAGGTGAGGCTGGCACAGACTTTTGCCATTTTGACACTTTCGGACTGCTGCCACTGCGCGTTGCATTTTATTGCGCTCATCTGCGCTCTCTTCTTTGACACGAGGGATATTCAGCCGTCTGCGCGCGTCGTCGCAGCATCAAGACGATGTGATTGGCCTCTATCTTCTCGGGTGAAAATacctgtatatgtatttttaaggaTATTTAGCCTGACATAAAAACATCAAGTGTCCAAAGCTTTCACGAGTGTTATGTGTCACAATGTTTTGTTCATCGCGGTAATTCCTCTGTGTTGATCCCGCAGGTGAATATGTGGTGATGACGGTCTTCTTCCACTTGAAGCGCAAAATGGGCTACTTCATGATTCAGACATATATCCCCTGCATAATGACAGTAATCCTCTCCCAAGTGTCCTTCTGGATAAATAAAGAGTCGGTCCCAGCGCGCACAGTGTTCGGTATGTAGACCTCACTCGTTGTGTCCAACCTTTTGGCTCGCTGTTAATTTGTTTGGAGTGCCTCCTCTCTCTGTGTAATTACGGCGAATATCAAGAGCTGCTGTACTTGTAGCCGTGTTCTTTGAAAGCTAAGATTAGACATGAGTACAAGTCGTTTTGGTGCATCTTTTAAGTGCTGTGGAGCCAACTAAAACGATGAAGATGGAAGTTCCATTGTTCAAACAACAAAGTGAAGCGATTCAACACACTGAGACTTCTCTCCGACATTACATAGTTGCACGTATACAAGTagagaaaaaacatttccttttgAGTTGAATTCTATATTTAAATACGTTTGCCCGTGATCTGAGGCCACATTTAAGAATAATTTGACCTAAGAGCACTTCTATTTGAAGgagagtgcctctggattgacagactgggg is a window of Phycodurus eques isolate BA_2022a chromosome 9, UOR_Pequ_1.1, whole genome shotgun sequence DNA encoding:
- the gabra4 gene encoding gamma-aminobutyric acid receptor subunit alpha-4; its protein translation is MPSASTKATVTAMRPVRIIIITTLFSRFFSLATCAKSTAGQTKKEDRIYPENFTRILDRLLDGYDNRLRPGFGGPVTEVKTDIYVTSFGPVSDVEMEYTMDVFFRQTWVDRRLMYEGPIEILRLNNLMVTKVWTPDTFFRNGKKSVAHNMTAPNKLFRIMKNGTILYTMRLTINAECPMKLVDFPMDGHACPLKFGSYAYPKTEMIYTWTKGPEHSVEVPPESSSLVQYDLIGQTVSSETIRSITGEYVVMTVFFHLKRKMGYFMIQTYIPCIMTVILSQVSFWINKESVPARTVFGITTVLTMTTLSISARHSLPKVSYATAMDWFIAVCFAFVFSALIEFAAVNYFTNAQIERTKKKPAKCPPVPQTTPVKVKDTEEVLQQNPDTNGNLRKRMNYISHQDSSNHQRAQSTSNISGVGRARPLRPLNSGVNGSSSTLSRSSPKSDSVPSVDSSSEEKQLVKNTPQAAASTPDVAAGTPCKQNTASASLQHLLGPKLERLQMMGNKVELKQTPCSQPSTAGMGGTSKIDKYARIFFPVSFGAFNMVYWVVYLSKDTMVAQGG